Proteins from a single region of Thalassophryne amazonica chromosome 22, fThaAma1.1, whole genome shotgun sequence:
- the LOC117503849 gene encoding pleckstrin homology domain-containing family A member 5-like isoform X4, producing the protein MAADPEPDWISSLPCSWSYGVTRDGRVFFINEEAKSTAWLHPVTGETAATGHRKTPDLPTGWEEGYTFEGARCFINHNERKVTCKHPVSGAPSQDNCIFVVNEHVSCGALVHPDSSRPVPKTSSEQTSNNDKKEHPTSTMSEASNYTGGSDYSTFPSSPVTTTTITAASTRPSRPSKKLHNFGKRSNSIKRSLNAPVVKKNWLYKQDSTGMKLWKKRWFVLSDMCLFYYRDEKEDSILGSILLPSFYISMLSVDDHISKKYAFKATHPNMRTYYFCTDTAKEMESWMKVMTDAALVHTEPIRRVDKLKVDQQTPHELNNLRNHRNLTQPEIQNNERNREPVRQHSLSRADDKKQKGVEKHDCQKEREYYTLQRDGERYSLKKDGVSYVLQKDGDKYLLHKDGEKFLLRKDGDRYSLQKDGDMCAVHKDLETFTAPKSNEKYKRIPTEEKCTLSKEEEKYLLAKERENYALQKLVERHALQNDGQYVPQKEVRRQLSLKETDRYGTMTDTDSKYGTLKEVKKYSALREGDKYTPYREAEKYATIRQGGKYGLQWDLSADRSLTKISSIKLQPAQAAAIASAVSASRQGQANLDPHKIAHVNGSGEQSRNFRPAETDGGLTGGATRAAGSVEEPETDLSRTDSTQQQENWKRTLGMRVSDDESRSITSYQTLPRNMPSHRAQMVPRYPEGYRTLPRNSMMRPDSICGVAGSAYDRALNPASTLTTAEKRRSMRDDTMWQLYEWQQRQAFSRQSLALPPAAGHYGTLPVTKTTRHLSEHTVVQSIPTSPSHGSLALYGTFSPPRQQLAHNPSPQSDLSSPVFLEDTTLDRRQRPHLIKHGCAPPDRRSVTAAVPAQSITPQSLQGKTPEELTLLLIKLRRQQAELNSLREHTVAQLMALGMEGPNVKTDVLCHHLQRNLMYLEKQVKTEEYKDDSIIQRTEDMDTDTKLSRLCEQDKVVRMQEDKLQQLHREKDTLETALLSASQELNARGSAPAATQNLIQQRDVLQSGLLSTCRELSRVSAELERSWNEYDRLESDVTLTKSNLLEQLEALGSPQTEPPSQRHIQIQKELWRIQDVMEALAKTKVQRSTDSSFPASRPLSSLQKNEAVALLTLGSFKEGDCVPPRPPLPQYYDSECSSHHAQSSARLPPPTYRPEDRKPTCRNGAHSQAPDYRLYKSEPELTTVKEEVDEVNTEDKTEISVEAKEAAASKVPSYHVGIVPSRTKSPKKPPESSTIASYVTLRKTKKPESRFDRPRSAVDQFGFGEREVGRTRMSLEEQLERMRRNQEASSLREKKRETPSRSPSFNKDQPFPILQNQVQAGGPCSNPDLDSALQQVKGSVLEESGTAATTHTQTSSQGESHPAVIVDLNTEHQLVETGNLQTFEEDQSREPDVTPSDNSLGTTSPEPDVDQLEVMQTHEQETVREEKLEMSLTSYKQLTTDDKHNNNMLTYLHSGDQGYVSGAGFKSTTVSCRVQIQPESATS; encoded by the exons TCACAATGAGCGGAAGGTGACGTGCAAACACCCGGTGTCCGGTGCACCATCCCAGGACAACTGCATCTTTGTTGTCAATGAACA TGTGAGTTGTGGAGCTCTTGTTCATCCCGACAGCAGCAG ACCTGTTCCTAAGACTTCATCAGAGCAGACCAGCAACAACGACAAGAAGGAGCATCCTACCAGCACCATGAGCGAGGCGTCAAATTACACCGGCGGCTCGGACTACAGCACCTTCCCCAGCAGCCCAGTCACAACCACAACCATCACCGCCGCCTCCACACGG CCTTCGAGACCTTCCAAAAAACTTCACAACTTCGGCAAGAGGTCCAACTCCATCAAGAGAAGCCTCAACGCTCCGGTGGTCAAGAAGAACTGGCTCTACAAACAG GACAGCACAGGCATGAAGCTGTGGAAGAAGAGGTGGTTTGTTCTGTCGGACATGTGCCTCTTCTATTACCGCG aTGAAAAAGAGGACAGCATTCTGGGGAGTATCCTGCTGCCCAGCTTCTACATCTCCATGCTGTCTGTGGACGATCACATCAGTAAAAAATACGCCTTCAAG GCGACTCACCCCAACATGCGGACTTATTATTTCTGCACGGACACCGCCAAAGAGATGGAGTCCTGGATGAAGGTGATGACTGATGCTGCCCTTGTCCACACGGAACCTATCAGAAG AGTGGACAAGTTAAAAGTAGACCAGCAGACTCCTCATGAACTGAACAATTTACGGAACCACAGAAACCTGACCCAACCTGAGATCCAGAACAACGAACGGAACCGTGAACCTGTGCGCCAGCACTCCCTGTCACGGGCCGATGACAAAAAGCAGAAAGGTGTGGAGAAACATGACTGCCAGAAGGAGCGGGAATACTACACGTTACAGCGAGATGGCGAACGGTACTCACTGAAGAAAGATGGAGTGAGCTACGTGCTTCAGAAGGACGGAGACAAATATCTCCTGCACAAGGATGGAGAGAAGTTCTTGCTGCGGAAGGACGGTGACAGGTACTCCCTGCAGAAAGACGGAGACATGTGTGCTGTTCACAAAGATCTGGAGACGTTCACAGCCCCGAAAAGTAATGAAAAGTACAAACGGATCCCGACGGAGGAGAAATGCACTTTGTCTAAAGAGGAGGAAAAGTATTTGCTCGCAAAGGAGAGAGAGAATTATGCACTGCAGAAATTAGTGGAAAGGCATGCGCTCCAGAACGATGGACAATATGTTCCTCAGAAGGAAGTAAGGAGACAGCTGTCTTTGAAGGAGACGGACAGGTATGGCACCATGACGGACACAGACAGTAAATACGGCACTCTGAAAGAAGTGAAGAAGTACAGCGCCCTCCGAGAAGGCGACAAATACACTCCTTACAGAGAGGCAGAGAAGTATGCCACCATTCGTCAGGGAGGTAAATATGGCCTCCAGTGGGACCTGAGCGCGGACAGGTCCCTCACCAAGATCAGCAGCATCAAACTTCAGCCCGCTCAGGCTGCCGCCATTGCATCTGCAGTGTCAGCTTCCCGCCAGGGCCAGGCTAACCTCGACCCCCATAAGATCGCTCACGTAAACGGTTCCGGAGAGCAGTCCAGGAATTTCAGGCCAGCAGAGACGGATGGCGGGTTGACTGGTGGTGCAACACGGGCTGCTGGCTCAGTGGAGGAGCCAGAGACAGACCTGTCCAGAACGGACTCCACACAGCAGCAGGAGAACTGGAAACGCACGCTCGGGATGAGAGTATCAGATGATGAGAGCAGGAG CATCACCTCGTACCAGACTTTGCCCAGAAACATGCCCAGCCACCGTGCCCAGATGGTACCCCGTTACCCTGAGGGTTATCGCACGCTGCCCCGCAACAGCATGATGAGGCCCGACAGCATCTGCGGCGTGGCGGGGTCTGCGTATGACCGCGCCCTCAATCCTGCCTCCACCCTCACCACGGCAGAGAAGAGGAGGTCGATGAGAGACGACACCATGTGGCAGCTCTACGAGTGGCAGCAAAGGCAGGCCTTCTCCAGGCAAAGTCTGGCTCTGCCACCAG CTGCGGGTCACTATGGCACCCTGCCCGTCACCAAGACGACGCGCCACCTCTCTGAACACACCGTGGTCCAGTCGATCCCCACGTCGCCATCTCACGGCTCGCTGGCTCTCTACGGCACCTTCTCTCCTCCACGCCAGCAGCTCGCTCACAACCCCAGCCCCCAGTCTGACCTGTCCTCACCCGTCTTCTTGGAAGACACCACACTGGACCGCCGCCAAAGACCACATCTCATCAAG CACGGCTGCGCCCCCCCAGACCGTCGATCTGTCACAGCGGCTGTTCCCGCTCAGAGCATCACGCCACAGTCGCTGCAGGGAAAGACG CCCGAGGAGCTGACCCTGCTGCTGATCAAACTCCGCCGGCAGCAGGCGGAGCTCAACAGTCTGCGGGAGCACACAGTGGCGCAACTGATGGCCCTGGGCATGGAGGGGCCCAACGTCAAG ACTGATGTTCTTTGCCATCACCTCCAGAGGAACCTTATGTACCTGgagaagcag GTCAAAACGGAAGAATACAAAGATGACTCCATCATCCAGCGGACGGAGGACATGGACACAGAC aCCAAACTGAGTCGACTCTGCGAGCAGGACAAGGTGGTGAGGATGCAGGAGGACAAACTGCAGCAGCTGCACCGTGAAAAG gacACCCTGGAGACGGCGCTGTTGTCTGCCAGTCAGGAGCTCAATGCACGAGGCTCCGCCCCCGCGGCCACGCAGAACCTCATCCagcagcgggacgtcctgcagagcGGCCTGCTGAGCACCTGTAGAGAGCTGTCCCGAGTCAGCGCT GAGCTGGAGCGCTCTTGGAACGAGTATGACCGACTGGAATCTGACGTCACGCTGACTAAATCTAATCTGTTGGAGCAGCTGGAGGCTCTGGGCAGCCcacag ACAGAACCTCCAAGCCAGCGGCACATCCAGATCCAGAAGGAGCTGTGGAGGATCCAGGACGTGATGGAGGCTCTGGCCAAAACCAAAGTCCAGCGGAGCACAGACAGCA GTTTTCCTGCTTCCAGGCCTCTGTCCAGCCTTCAGAAGAACGAG GCAGTCGCCCTGCTGACGCTGGGTTCCTTCAAAGAGGGCGACTGTGTTCCGCCACGCCCGCCCCTCCCTCAGTACTATGACTCAGAGTGCTCCTCCCACCACGCTCAGTCCAGCGCCCGCCTGCCTCCTCCCACATACCGCCCTGAGGACCGCAAGCCCACCTGCAGGAACGGGGCTCACAGC CAAGCTCCAGATTACCGGCTGTATAAGAGTGAGCCCGAGCTGACTACAGTGAAGGAGGAAGTGGACGAGGTCAACACCGAGGACAAGACAGAGATATCTGTGGAGGCTAAAGAGGCTGCAGCCTCTAAAG TTCCGTCTTACCATGTGGGCATTGTTCCTTCCAGGACCAAATCACCCAAGAAGCCCCCTGAGTCGTCCACCATCGCCTCCTACGTTACGCTGAGGAAGACGAAAAAACCAGAGTCCAGATTT GATCGTCCCAGAAGTGCAGTGGATCAGTTCGGATTTGGAGAGCGGGAAGTGGGCAGAACCAGGATGAGCCTGGAAGAGCAGCTGGAGAGGATGAGGAGAAACCAAGAGGCTTCCTCACTCAGAGAGAAGAAGAGAGAAACGCCGTCCCGCTCGCCGTCCTTCAACAAAGACCAACCCTTTCCCATCCTGCAG AACCAGGTCCAGGCAGGAGGACCGTGCTCGAACCCAGACTTGGACTCGGCACTGCAGCAAGTGAAGGGGTCTGTCCTGGAGGAGAGTGGGACGGCTGCTACGACACATACACAGACGTCCTCACAG GGTGAAAGTCACCCCGCGGTGATTGTGGACCTGAACACAGAGCATCAGCTCGTGGAAACAGGGAACCTTCAAACCTTTGAAGAAGACCAAAGCAGAGAGCCAGATGTGACCCCAAGCGACAACAG CCTCGGGACAACCAGCCCAGAACCGGACGTGGACCAGCTGGAAGTGATGCAGACACACGAACAGGAAACGGTCAGAGAGGAGAAGCTGGAGATGAGCCTCACTTCCTACAAGCAGTTAACAACAGAcgacaaacacaacaacaacatgttGACGT ACCTTCACTCTGGTGACCAGGGATATGTGAGCGGTGCCGGCTTCAAGTCCACAACGGTGTCCTGTAGAGTTCAAATACAGCCAGAGAGTGCCACCTCCTGA
- the LOC117503849 gene encoding pleckstrin homology domain-containing family A member 5-like isoform X9: MAADPEPDWISSLPCSWSYGVTRDGRVFFINEEAKSTAWLHPVTGETAATGHRKTPDLPTGWEEGYTFEGARCFINHNERKVTCKHPVSGAPSQDNCIFVVNEHVSCGALVHPDSSRPVPKTSSEQTSNNDKKEHPTSTMSEASNYTGGSDYSTFPSSPVTTTTITAASTRPSRPSKKLHNFGKRSNSIKRSLNAPVVKKNWLYKQDSTGMKLWKKRWFVLSDMCLFYYRDEKEDSILGSILLPSFYISMLSVDDHISKKYAFKATHPNMRTYYFCTDTAKEMESWMKVMTDAALVHTEPIRRVDKLKVDQQTPHELNNLRNHRNLTQPEIQNNERNREPVRQHSLSRADDKKQKGVEKHDCQKEREYYTLQRDGERYSLKKDGVSYVLQKDGDKYLLHKDGEKFLLRKDGDRYSLQKDGDMCAVHKDLETFTAPKSNEKYKRIPTEEKCTLSKEEEKYLLAKERENYALQKLVERHALQNDGQYVPQKEVRRQLSLKETDRYGTMTDTDSKYGTLKEVKKYSALREGDKYTPYREAEKYATIRQGGKYGLQWDLSADRSLTKISSIKLQPAQAAAIASAVSASRQGQANLDPHKIAHVNGSGEQSRNFRPAETDGGLTGGATRAAGSVEEPETDLSRTDSTQQQENWKRTLGMRVSDDESRSITSYQTLPRNMPSHRAQMVPRYPEGYRTLPRNSMMRPDSICGVAGSAYDRALNPASTLTTAEKRRSMRDDTMWQLYEWQQRQAFSRQSLALPPAAGHYGTLPVTKTTRHLSEHTVVQSIPTSPSHGSLALYGTFSPPRQQLAHNPSPQSDLSSPVFLEDTTLDRRQRPHLIKHGCAPPDRRSVTAAVPAQSITPQSLQGKTPEELTLLLIKLRRQQAELNSLREHTVAQLMALGMEGPNVKTDVLCHHLQRNLMYLEKQVKTEEYKDDSIIQRTEDMDTDTKLSRLCEQDKVVRMQEDKLQQLHREKDTLETALLSASQELNARGSAPAATQNLIQQRDVLQSGLLSTCRELSRVSAELERSWNEYDRLESDVTLTKSNLLEQLEALGSPQTEPPSQRHIQIQKELWRIQDVMEALAKTKVQRSTDSSFPASRPLSSLQKNEQAPDYRLYKSEPELTTVKEEVDEVNTEDKTEISVEAKEAAASKVPSYHVGIVPSRTKSPKKPPESSTIASYVTLRKTKKPESRFDRPRSAVDQFGFGEREVGRTRMSLEEQLERMRRNQEASSLREKKRETPSRSPSFNKDQPFPILQNQVQAGGPCSNPDLDSALQQVKGSVLEESGTAATTHTQTSSQGESHPAVIVDLNTEHQLVETGNLQTFEEDQSREPDVTPSDNSLGTTSPEPDVDQLEVMQTHEQETVREEKLEMSLTSYKQLTTDDKHNNNMLTSQTFTLVTRDM; encoded by the exons TCACAATGAGCGGAAGGTGACGTGCAAACACCCGGTGTCCGGTGCACCATCCCAGGACAACTGCATCTTTGTTGTCAATGAACA TGTGAGTTGTGGAGCTCTTGTTCATCCCGACAGCAGCAG ACCTGTTCCTAAGACTTCATCAGAGCAGACCAGCAACAACGACAAGAAGGAGCATCCTACCAGCACCATGAGCGAGGCGTCAAATTACACCGGCGGCTCGGACTACAGCACCTTCCCCAGCAGCCCAGTCACAACCACAACCATCACCGCCGCCTCCACACGG CCTTCGAGACCTTCCAAAAAACTTCACAACTTCGGCAAGAGGTCCAACTCCATCAAGAGAAGCCTCAACGCTCCGGTGGTCAAGAAGAACTGGCTCTACAAACAG GACAGCACAGGCATGAAGCTGTGGAAGAAGAGGTGGTTTGTTCTGTCGGACATGTGCCTCTTCTATTACCGCG aTGAAAAAGAGGACAGCATTCTGGGGAGTATCCTGCTGCCCAGCTTCTACATCTCCATGCTGTCTGTGGACGATCACATCAGTAAAAAATACGCCTTCAAG GCGACTCACCCCAACATGCGGACTTATTATTTCTGCACGGACACCGCCAAAGAGATGGAGTCCTGGATGAAGGTGATGACTGATGCTGCCCTTGTCCACACGGAACCTATCAGAAG AGTGGACAAGTTAAAAGTAGACCAGCAGACTCCTCATGAACTGAACAATTTACGGAACCACAGAAACCTGACCCAACCTGAGATCCAGAACAACGAACGGAACCGTGAACCTGTGCGCCAGCACTCCCTGTCACGGGCCGATGACAAAAAGCAGAAAGGTGTGGAGAAACATGACTGCCAGAAGGAGCGGGAATACTACACGTTACAGCGAGATGGCGAACGGTACTCACTGAAGAAAGATGGAGTGAGCTACGTGCTTCAGAAGGACGGAGACAAATATCTCCTGCACAAGGATGGAGAGAAGTTCTTGCTGCGGAAGGACGGTGACAGGTACTCCCTGCAGAAAGACGGAGACATGTGTGCTGTTCACAAAGATCTGGAGACGTTCACAGCCCCGAAAAGTAATGAAAAGTACAAACGGATCCCGACGGAGGAGAAATGCACTTTGTCTAAAGAGGAGGAAAAGTATTTGCTCGCAAAGGAGAGAGAGAATTATGCACTGCAGAAATTAGTGGAAAGGCATGCGCTCCAGAACGATGGACAATATGTTCCTCAGAAGGAAGTAAGGAGACAGCTGTCTTTGAAGGAGACGGACAGGTATGGCACCATGACGGACACAGACAGTAAATACGGCACTCTGAAAGAAGTGAAGAAGTACAGCGCCCTCCGAGAAGGCGACAAATACACTCCTTACAGAGAGGCAGAGAAGTATGCCACCATTCGTCAGGGAGGTAAATATGGCCTCCAGTGGGACCTGAGCGCGGACAGGTCCCTCACCAAGATCAGCAGCATCAAACTTCAGCCCGCTCAGGCTGCCGCCATTGCATCTGCAGTGTCAGCTTCCCGCCAGGGCCAGGCTAACCTCGACCCCCATAAGATCGCTCACGTAAACGGTTCCGGAGAGCAGTCCAGGAATTTCAGGCCAGCAGAGACGGATGGCGGGTTGACTGGTGGTGCAACACGGGCTGCTGGCTCAGTGGAGGAGCCAGAGACAGACCTGTCCAGAACGGACTCCACACAGCAGCAGGAGAACTGGAAACGCACGCTCGGGATGAGAGTATCAGATGATGAGAGCAGGAG CATCACCTCGTACCAGACTTTGCCCAGAAACATGCCCAGCCACCGTGCCCAGATGGTACCCCGTTACCCTGAGGGTTATCGCACGCTGCCCCGCAACAGCATGATGAGGCCCGACAGCATCTGCGGCGTGGCGGGGTCTGCGTATGACCGCGCCCTCAATCCTGCCTCCACCCTCACCACGGCAGAGAAGAGGAGGTCGATGAGAGACGACACCATGTGGCAGCTCTACGAGTGGCAGCAAAGGCAGGCCTTCTCCAGGCAAAGTCTGGCTCTGCCACCAG CTGCGGGTCACTATGGCACCCTGCCCGTCACCAAGACGACGCGCCACCTCTCTGAACACACCGTGGTCCAGTCGATCCCCACGTCGCCATCTCACGGCTCGCTGGCTCTCTACGGCACCTTCTCTCCTCCACGCCAGCAGCTCGCTCACAACCCCAGCCCCCAGTCTGACCTGTCCTCACCCGTCTTCTTGGAAGACACCACACTGGACCGCCGCCAAAGACCACATCTCATCAAG CACGGCTGCGCCCCCCCAGACCGTCGATCTGTCACAGCGGCTGTTCCCGCTCAGAGCATCACGCCACAGTCGCTGCAGGGAAAGACG CCCGAGGAGCTGACCCTGCTGCTGATCAAACTCCGCCGGCAGCAGGCGGAGCTCAACAGTCTGCGGGAGCACACAGTGGCGCAACTGATGGCCCTGGGCATGGAGGGGCCCAACGTCAAG ACTGATGTTCTTTGCCATCACCTCCAGAGGAACCTTATGTACCTGgagaagcag GTCAAAACGGAAGAATACAAAGATGACTCCATCATCCAGCGGACGGAGGACATGGACACAGAC aCCAAACTGAGTCGACTCTGCGAGCAGGACAAGGTGGTGAGGATGCAGGAGGACAAACTGCAGCAGCTGCACCGTGAAAAG gacACCCTGGAGACGGCGCTGTTGTCTGCCAGTCAGGAGCTCAATGCACGAGGCTCCGCCCCCGCGGCCACGCAGAACCTCATCCagcagcgggacgtcctgcagagcGGCCTGCTGAGCACCTGTAGAGAGCTGTCCCGAGTCAGCGCT GAGCTGGAGCGCTCTTGGAACGAGTATGACCGACTGGAATCTGACGTCACGCTGACTAAATCTAATCTGTTGGAGCAGCTGGAGGCTCTGGGCAGCCcacag ACAGAACCTCCAAGCCAGCGGCACATCCAGATCCAGAAGGAGCTGTGGAGGATCCAGGACGTGATGGAGGCTCTGGCCAAAACCAAAGTCCAGCGGAGCACAGACAGCA GTTTTCCTGCTTCCAGGCCTCTGTCCAGCCTTCAGAAGAACGAG CAAGCTCCAGATTACCGGCTGTATAAGAGTGAGCCCGAGCTGACTACAGTGAAGGAGGAAGTGGACGAGGTCAACACCGAGGACAAGACAGAGATATCTGTGGAGGCTAAAGAGGCTGCAGCCTCTAAAG TTCCGTCTTACCATGTGGGCATTGTTCCTTCCAGGACCAAATCACCCAAGAAGCCCCCTGAGTCGTCCACCATCGCCTCCTACGTTACGCTGAGGAAGACGAAAAAACCAGAGTCCAGATTT GATCGTCCCAGAAGTGCAGTGGATCAGTTCGGATTTGGAGAGCGGGAAGTGGGCAGAACCAGGATGAGCCTGGAAGAGCAGCTGGAGAGGATGAGGAGAAACCAAGAGGCTTCCTCACTCAGAGAGAAGAAGAGAGAAACGCCGTCCCGCTCGCCGTCCTTCAACAAAGACCAACCCTTTCCCATCCTGCAG AACCAGGTCCAGGCAGGAGGACCGTGCTCGAACCCAGACTTGGACTCGGCACTGCAGCAAGTGAAGGGGTCTGTCCTGGAGGAGAGTGGGACGGCTGCTACGACACATACACAGACGTCCTCACAG GGTGAAAGTCACCCCGCGGTGATTGTGGACCTGAACACAGAGCATCAGCTCGTGGAAACAGGGAACCTTCAAACCTTTGAAGAAGACCAAAGCAGAGAGCCAGATGTGACCCCAAGCGACAACAG CCTCGGGACAACCAGCCCAGAACCGGACGTGGACCAGCTGGAAGTGATGCAGACACACGAACAGGAAACGGTCAGAGAGGAGAAGCTGGAGATGAGCCTCACTTCCTACAAGCAGTTAACAACAGAcgacaaacacaacaacaacatgttGACGT CGCAGACCTTCACTCTGGTGACCAGGGATATGTGA